From the genome of Candidatus Omnitrophota bacterium:
ACAAAGAAAGATAAATCTGATTTTCTAAGGGTTATTGCTGAAGAATTTTCTCGAGTACTATATGAGAGCTTACGGAAGTTCGACAAATACCATATGATATTAGGTTCAAGGCCTTCACGAGATTACCCCGAAGTACTGGAAGCAATCGGTAAGTATACAGATATATTTGGGACTCATCATGTTTCTCCGGGTTACAAAATATCGCCCAAATTTTACGAAGTTATAGATACTATATATGAACATACAGAAAAACCTGTTTTATTTACTGTGTTAATAACGGGACAGGACGTAGGGCTGCCGCATGGTATGCTGAGAACACAGAAAGACAGAGGCATAAGCTATTGGAGATATTTGGCGAAAGTGGCGCAAGATCCCCGCGTTGTTGCAGTGCATTGGTTTCAATATTTTGATCCTCCTGAAAAATGTTATGATGCGAACGCGGCTAACTGGGGATTGGTTAATGACCAAGATGAGCCTTACGAAGAGGCAGTTAAGTTGATTTTCCAGGCTAATAATATGGTGTATGCGTATGCTATGGGACTTTCAGATTTTTCTCCTGAGTTTGACGGATTCTTCAGAAACAATGCGGCTGCTACAAAGATTCCTCAGGGCGAGATGGCAAAAGCAATTACCCTTCCTATAGCCAATGCCGATTTTGAAAAAGGAAGATCAGGATGGGCGTTGCAGACATGGAAAGGTAAAAGTAAAGCATCCATTGATTCATCAGTGAGATATTCAGGTAAGATGGCACTTAAACTTGAGGGTGGTAATGCCGAGGGATGGGATTCGGTTGCCGTAGCTGTACAGAGTGATTTAAAGTTTTCATTAAAGCCCGGTTATCAGTATAAGCTATCGGCATGGGTAAAGACAGAAAATGTAGAAAATTTCGCTTTTGTTAGAATAAAGGTTAAAAATGCGAGTGATGAATCAAAGTATTTTTCTACAACTGAAGAATATGGGACGGAAGATTGGAGGCTTGTAGAAGCAACGTTTACTCCTATGGAAGAAAATAAAATTGATTATCTTGCCCTTGAACTGGTTGGTAAAGGGATGGCG
Proteins encoded in this window:
- a CDS encoding carbohydrate binding domain-containing protein, which produces TKKDKSDFLRVIAEEFSRVLYESLRKFDKYHMILGSRPSRDYPEVLEAIGKYTDIFGTHHVSPGYKISPKFYEVIDTIYEHTEKPVLFTVLITGQDVGLPHGMLRTQKDRGISYWRYLAKVAQDPRVVAVHWFQYFDPPEKCYDANAANWGLVNDQDEPYEEAVKLIFQANNMVYAYAMGLSDFSPEFDGFFRNNAAATKIPQGEMAKAITLPIANADFEKGRSGWALQTWKGKSKASIDSSVRYSGKMALKLEGGNAEGWDSVAVAVQSDLKFSLKPGYQYKLSAWVKTENVENFAFVRIKVKNASDESKYFSTTEEYGTEDWRLVEATFTPMEENKIDYLALELVGKGMAWFDDIRLEVMGSQDETSADFAKTRADEVVAVERKKVVSTLNLTNPGFEDGETGWKFQTWKGKPKVGLDGRIAHSGKRSVKIVGSADGWDSVGVAAKGDISFKLAADTDYRLSGWVKTDSIEDFACIKIKAVYEGGEVKYFETPSLAGTNEWQEMAIDFKPQKDCTIEYLACQLVGRGTAWFDDISLEEIE